The Amycolatopsis sp. DG1A-15b genome window below encodes:
- a CDS encoding phosphomannomutase/phosphoglucomutase, protein MPDLSGIVKAYDIRGVVGEQLDADLVRDFGAAFALLIKPEAPSVVIGHDMRDSSPGLAAAFAEGVTSQGLDVVSIGLASTDQLYFASGSLNLPGAMFTASHNPAKYNGIKLCRAGASPVGQDTGLAEIRDTVEQGVPEFEGQRGTVSERDVLADYAAYLRNLVDLSGSRPLKIVVDAGNGMGGHTVPTVFDGLPIDVIPMYFELDGSFPNHEANPLDPANIVDLQAKVREVGADAGVAFDGDADRCFIVDERGEPVSPSAITALVAVRELAKDPGGTIIHNLITSKGVPEIVAEHGGKPVRTRVGHSFIKAEMARTGAIFGGEHSAHYYFRDFWRADTGMLAALHVLAALGEQTGPLSELTSAYSRYAASGEINSTVDDQVAKMMAVKDAFGTRSGVELDELDGLTVQLPGGAWFNLRPSNTEPLLRLNVEAANAEAVQALVDEVLAIIRN, encoded by the coding sequence GTGCCAGACCTTTCGGGCATCGTGAAGGCCTACGACATTCGCGGCGTGGTCGGCGAGCAGCTCGACGCGGACCTCGTCCGCGACTTCGGCGCCGCGTTCGCCCTGCTCATCAAGCCGGAGGCGCCGTCGGTGGTGATCGGCCACGACATGCGCGACTCCTCGCCGGGGCTGGCGGCGGCCTTCGCCGAAGGTGTCACCTCGCAGGGTCTCGACGTGGTGAGCATCGGGCTGGCCAGCACCGACCAGCTGTACTTCGCCTCGGGTTCACTGAACCTGCCGGGCGCGATGTTCACCGCGAGCCACAACCCGGCCAAGTACAACGGCATCAAGCTGTGCCGCGCGGGCGCGTCGCCGGTCGGCCAGGACACCGGGCTGGCCGAGATCCGTGACACAGTCGAGCAGGGCGTGCCGGAGTTCGAGGGCCAGCGCGGCACGGTGAGCGAGCGGGACGTCCTCGCCGACTACGCCGCCTACCTGCGCAACCTCGTCGACCTGTCGGGCAGCCGGCCGCTGAAGATCGTGGTCGACGCCGGCAACGGCATGGGCGGGCACACCGTCCCCACCGTCTTCGACGGGCTCCCGATCGACGTCATCCCGATGTACTTCGAGCTCGACGGCAGCTTCCCGAACCACGAGGCCAACCCGCTGGACCCGGCGAACATCGTCGACCTGCAGGCGAAGGTGCGCGAGGTCGGCGCGGACGCGGGCGTGGCCTTCGACGGCGACGCCGACCGCTGCTTCATCGTCGACGAGCGCGGCGAGCCGGTTTCGCCGAGCGCGATCACGGCGCTGGTCGCCGTCCGCGAGCTGGCCAAGGACCCGGGCGGCACGATCATCCACAACCTGATCACGTCCAAGGGCGTCCCGGAGATCGTCGCCGAGCACGGCGGCAAGCCGGTCCGCACCCGCGTCGGCCACTCGTTCATCAAGGCCGAGATGGCCCGCACCGGCGCCATCTTCGGCGGCGAGCACTCCGCGCACTACTACTTCCGCGACTTCTGGCGCGCCGACACCGGCATGCTGGCGGCGCTGCACGTCCTCGCCGCCCTCGGTGAGCAGACGGGCCCGCTGTCCGAGCTGACCAGCGCGTACTCGCGCTACGCGGCTTCGGGGGAGATCAACTCCACAGTTGATGACCAGGTCGCGAAGATGATGGCCGTCAAGGACGCCTTCGGCACCCGCTCCGGCGTCGAGCTCGACGAGCTGGACGGCCTGACCGTGCAGCTGCCGGGCGGCGCCTGGTTCAACCTGCGCCCGTCGAACACCGAACCGCTGCTCCGGCTGAACGTCGAGGCGGCGAACGCCGAGGCCGTGCAGGCGCTGGTGGACGAAGTGCTCGCGATCATCCGCAACTGA
- a CDS encoding type II toxin-antitoxin system RelE/ParE family toxin, translated as MAGQDWEIYVVDEVLEWIERLDDATHARVVQAIDALAEGGPGLGRPLVDTIVGSRIQNLKELRPGTVRILFVFDPWRASVLLVAGDKAGRWNAWYGEAIPLAEDRYDRYLKERQAEEGRP; from the coding sequence ATGGCCGGCCAGGACTGGGAAATCTATGTCGTAGACGAAGTCCTCGAGTGGATCGAGCGGCTGGACGATGCGACGCACGCTCGTGTCGTGCAAGCGATCGACGCGCTGGCGGAGGGCGGCCCTGGCCTGGGGCGGCCGTTGGTCGACACGATCGTCGGGTCTCGGATCCAGAACCTGAAGGAGCTGCGGCCCGGTACCGTGCGAATCCTGTTCGTCTTCGATCCCTGGCGAGCGAGTGTCCTGCTCGTCGCCGGGGATAAGGCAGGGCGGTGGAATGCCTGGTACGGGGAGGCGATCCCACTGGCCGAGGATCGATATGACCGTTATCTGAAGGAACGCCAGGCAGAGGAAGGCCGACCATGA
- the manA gene encoding mannose-6-phosphate isomerase, class I, whose amino-acid sequence MELLRNAVRPYAWGSRTAIPELLGRPVPAPHPEAELWMGAHPGDPSHVIGPDGTERSLLELVDADPVTQLGERCAKRWGGRLPFLLKILAAEEPLSMQAHPSAAQAAEGHAREEKLGIPRDAANRNYPDPTAKPELVCALTEFHALAGFRAPDRTMKLLKAIETPGLANYTGLLEAQPDPSGLRALFTTWITLPQSSLDRLLPEVLDACVRHVQEHGEFAVECRTILELGEAHPRDAGVLAALLLNRLTLRAGEAIYLPAGNLHLYLHGTAVEILANSDNILRCGLTPKHVDVPELLRVVDFACGEMPVQCGDTGERMAVYRTDAPEFELSRVEWAAGQDDEISVDSVGPQILLCTAGDLLVTADDGEKVELRRGQSVWLPAADPPVRVRALGGERAQLFRATAGTCED is encoded by the coding sequence GTGGAGCTGCTGCGCAACGCGGTGCGGCCCTACGCCTGGGGATCGCGGACGGCGATCCCCGAGCTGCTGGGCCGTCCGGTACCCGCGCCGCACCCCGAGGCCGAGCTGTGGATGGGCGCCCACCCGGGTGATCCGTCGCACGTCATCGGTCCCGACGGGACCGAGCGGAGCCTGCTCGAGCTGGTGGACGCCGACCCGGTGACCCAGCTTGGCGAGCGCTGCGCGAAGCGGTGGGGCGGGCGGCTCCCGTTCCTGTTGAAGATCCTCGCGGCCGAGGAGCCGCTGTCGATGCAGGCGCACCCGTCGGCGGCCCAGGCCGCGGAGGGGCACGCCCGCGAGGAGAAGCTGGGCATCCCGCGTGACGCGGCGAACCGCAACTACCCGGACCCGACGGCGAAGCCGGAGCTGGTCTGCGCGCTGACGGAGTTCCACGCGCTGGCCGGGTTCCGTGCTCCCGACCGCACGATGAAGCTGCTGAAGGCGATCGAGACGCCGGGGCTGGCCAACTACACCGGGCTGCTGGAGGCCCAGCCGGACCCGTCCGGGCTGCGGGCGCTGTTCACGACGTGGATCACGCTGCCGCAGTCGTCGCTGGACCGGCTGCTGCCGGAGGTCCTGGACGCGTGCGTCCGGCACGTCCAGGAGCACGGCGAGTTCGCGGTCGAGTGCCGGACGATCCTGGAGCTCGGTGAGGCCCACCCGCGCGACGCGGGTGTGCTGGCGGCGTTGCTGCTGAACCGCCTGACGCTGCGCGCGGGCGAGGCGATCTACCTGCCGGCCGGCAACCTGCACCTGTACCTGCACGGCACGGCCGTGGAGATCCTGGCGAACTCGGACAACATCCTGCGGTGCGGGTTGACGCCGAAGCACGTGGACGTCCCGGAGCTGCTGCGCGTGGTGGACTTCGCGTGCGGCGAGATGCCGGTCCAGTGCGGGGACACCGGGGAGCGCATGGCGGTGTACCGCACGGACGCCCCGGAGTTCGAGCTGTCCCGCGTGGAGTGGGCAGCGGGCCAGGACGACGAGATATCGGTCGACAGCGTCGGCCCCCAGATCCTGCTGTGCACGGCGGGCGACCTGCTGGTGACGGCGGACGACGGCGAGAAGGTCGAGCTGAGGCGGGGTCAGTCGGTGTGGTTGCCGGCCGCGGACCCGCCGGTTCGAGTGCGGGCGCTGGGCGGGGAGCGGGCTCAGCTCTTCCGCGCGACCGCAGGCACCTGCGAGGACTGA
- a CDS encoding cation diffusion facilitator family transporter: MSAGGGTKAILAALGANAGIAAAKFVGFLVTGSSSMLAESVHSLADTTNQGLLLLGQKTSKREADKEHPFGYGRDRYFYSFIVALMLFTLGSAFAIYEGIHKIGHPEPLESPIVAVIILVVAVALEGYSFYTAIGESKKIKGNATWWGFIRQAKEPELPVVLLEDAGALLGLVLALLGVGLSVVTGNPVWDGVGTLGIGALLGVIAIILIIEMKSLLIGEGANEGVLATIVDELAAGKVERVIHIRTQYLGPDELLVAAKLALVPGLDTAELARAIDDAEARVRAKVPVAKLIYLEPDLDRSLTR; this comes from the coding sequence GTGTCAGCTGGAGGCGGAACCAAGGCGATCCTCGCGGCACTCGGGGCCAACGCCGGGATCGCGGCGGCGAAGTTCGTCGGCTTCCTCGTCACCGGGTCGTCGTCGATGCTGGCCGAGTCCGTGCACTCGCTGGCCGACACCACCAACCAGGGCTTGCTGCTGCTCGGCCAGAAGACGTCGAAGCGGGAAGCCGACAAGGAGCACCCCTTCGGCTACGGCCGCGACCGGTACTTTTACTCCTTCATCGTCGCGCTGATGCTCTTCACGCTCGGCTCGGCTTTCGCGATCTACGAAGGCATCCACAAGATCGGCCACCCGGAGCCGCTCGAATCGCCGATCGTCGCCGTGATCATCCTGGTCGTCGCGGTCGCCCTGGAGGGCTACAGCTTCTACACCGCCATCGGCGAGTCGAAGAAGATCAAGGGCAACGCGACCTGGTGGGGCTTCATCCGCCAGGCCAAGGAACCCGAGCTGCCGGTGGTGCTGCTCGAGGACGCCGGCGCGCTGCTCGGTCTCGTCCTCGCCCTGCTGGGCGTCGGGCTGTCGGTCGTCACGGGCAATCCGGTCTGGGACGGCGTCGGCACCCTCGGGATCGGCGCGCTGCTCGGCGTCATCGCGATCATCCTCATCATCGAGATGAAGAGCCTGCTCATCGGCGAAGGCGCCAACGAGGGCGTCCTCGCGACGATCGTCGACGAGCTCGCCGCGGGGAAGGTCGAGCGCGTCATCCACATCCGCACCCAGTACCTGGGCCCCGACGAGCTGCTCGTCGCGGCGAAGCTGGCGCTGGTGCCGGGGCTCGACACCGCCGAGCTGGCGAGGGCCATCGACGACGCGGAGGCCCGGGTCCGCGCCAAGGTGCCGGTGGCCAAGCTGATCTACCTCGAACCGGACCTGGACCGCAGCCTCACGCGTTAG
- a CDS encoding DUF3499 domain-containing protein: MRSVRKCSRTGCLEPAVATLTYAYSDSTAVVGPLATASEPHSYDLCEAHALRLTVPKGWEVVRHEGAFAAPDPSADELTALAEAVREAGRPGKPAPPAPEPEGPSGRRGHLRVLPGRA, from the coding sequence GTGCGGAGCGTACGGAAGTGTTCGCGTACTGGCTGTCTCGAGCCAGCTGTGGCCACGCTGACGTATGCGTACAGCGACTCCACCGCCGTCGTCGGCCCGCTGGCCACCGCCTCCGAGCCGCACTCCTACGACCTCTGCGAAGCCCACGCGCTGCGGCTGACCGTCCCCAAGGGCTGGGAAGTCGTCCGGCACGAAGGGGCCTTCGCCGCGCCGGACCCGTCGGCCGACGAGCTGACCGCGCTGGCCGAGGCCGTGCGCGAGGCCGGCCGCCCCGGCAAACCCGCGCCGCCCGCGCCGGAGCCGGAGGGCCCGTCCGGGCGCCGCGGCCACCTGCGGGTCCTGCCCGGTCGCGCCTGA
- a CDS encoding BTAD domain-containing putative transcriptional regulator codes for MAHFAVLGPLAVESPPGRWAVLRGERQRTLLAVLLLNAGQHVPADVLVEALWPDGPPKSATSNLHTYLSRLRERIEGLRVEHGPPGYRLHVEPEELDLLVFRSAVAEGRRTGDPVAAAGHYRRALALWRGPVLAGLHVPRLDADVARLESERLAVFEDCVDAELTAGRHGELTGELQAVIAEHPLRERPAAQLMIALHRAGQQGGALEVYRRLRSTLIEELGVEPGAEARRVHAAVLRGEDPVPRLPPAVWPVCQLPPDIGDFTGRDAELAELTGVLGAGSGVPLAVLSGEPGAGKSTLAVRAAHRLRPRFPDGQLYVPLAGREIGEVLADLLRALGVPGPAVPDDVRARAAVFRGRLTDRRVLVVLDDAVDPEHVRTLLPGTPGCAVLVTSRRRLSGLAGAHRLAVGPLSGADAAELLHRLAGARVARERADAERIITACARLPLALRIAGSRLAIRPHLRLGELAGRLEDEVRRLDELTVSDLAVRSSIALSYEGLRPPARRAFRLLGRCRLADLPAWAVATLVDDPDEAVEELVEASLLEARGADGTGEGRYRMHDLVRLYAAELTDPAPGERLRTVLAATLALADAAAARLPRTVPMPSPAHEPPAQPLPDELVERLLARPDDWFAAERANLLALIGTLGARDALLLLDRLGVYLYLHGQYADMRAAYETVLDAGPPLATVAEATLTLLRHARGEYEEAAVRYRACAKELEAHGDRRTHAWVSANLAHCLIGLGRAEEALQTAAHARELFTVDGSPAELGWVRAAESAALVRLGRIDDAREVDRTALAAARSTGDALVIGEALHGFAWSSLLTGDDAGAVAAIAESVDLLRGTMARSALAKSLRTRGAISAATGARAEATAAFGEARELARELHERPRELSCTRALAAAWIGESRAAQAIPVLRACLEECREMGGRAATGLTWLVLKRAYEATGEWAAAEAAEAEAAELLDPRDASAAVLRRALLALTEPA; via the coding sequence ATGGCGCACTTCGCCGTGCTCGGTCCGCTCGCCGTCGAGAGCCCGCCGGGCCGGTGGGCGGTCCTGCGCGGTGAGCGGCAGCGCACGCTGCTGGCCGTGCTGCTGCTCAACGCCGGCCAGCACGTCCCCGCCGACGTGCTGGTCGAGGCGCTGTGGCCGGACGGGCCGCCCAAGTCGGCCACGTCCAACCTGCACACCTACCTCTCGCGGCTGCGCGAGCGGATCGAGGGCCTGCGGGTCGAGCACGGCCCGCCCGGCTACCGCCTGCACGTCGAACCGGAGGAGCTCGACCTGCTCGTCTTCCGGTCCGCCGTCGCCGAAGGGCGGCGGACCGGGGATCCGGTGGCCGCCGCGGGGCACTACCGGCGGGCGCTCGCGCTGTGGCGGGGGCCGGTGCTGGCCGGGCTGCACGTGCCGCGGCTCGACGCCGACGTCGCCCGGCTGGAGTCCGAACGCCTCGCCGTGTTCGAGGACTGCGTCGACGCGGAGCTGACCGCCGGGCGGCACGGCGAGCTGACCGGCGAGCTGCAGGCCGTGATCGCCGAGCACCCGCTGCGTGAACGGCCGGCCGCGCAGCTGATGATCGCGCTGCACCGGGCCGGGCAGCAGGGCGGCGCGCTGGAGGTCTACCGGCGGCTGCGGAGCACGCTGATCGAGGAGCTCGGCGTCGAGCCCGGCGCGGAGGCCCGGCGGGTGCACGCGGCCGTCCTGCGCGGCGAAGACCCGGTGCCGCGGCTGCCACCGGCGGTGTGGCCGGTCTGCCAGCTCCCGCCGGACATCGGAGACTTCACCGGCCGCGACGCCGAGCTGGCGGAGCTGACCGGCGTGCTCGGGGCGGGCAGCGGCGTCCCGCTCGCGGTGCTCAGCGGCGAGCCGGGCGCGGGCAAGAGCACCCTCGCCGTGCGCGCCGCGCACCGGCTGCGCCCGCGGTTCCCGGACGGCCAGCTGTACGTGCCGCTGGCGGGCCGCGAAATCGGGGAGGTGCTGGCCGACCTGCTGCGGGCGCTGGGTGTCCCCGGCCCGGCCGTGCCGGACGACGTGCGAGCGCGCGCGGCGGTGTTCCGCGGCCGGCTCACCGACCGGCGGGTGCTGGTGGTGCTCGACGACGCCGTCGACCCCGAGCACGTCCGCACGCTGCTGCCGGGCACGCCGGGCTGCGCGGTGCTCGTGACGAGCCGCCGCCGGCTGAGCGGGCTCGCCGGCGCGCACCGGCTGGCCGTCGGTCCCCTGTCCGGCGCCGACGCCGCCGAACTGCTGCACCGGCTCGCGGGGGCGCGGGTGGCCCGGGAACGCGCCGACGCCGAGCGGATCATCACCGCGTGCGCGCGGCTGCCGCTGGCGCTGCGGATCGCGGGCAGCCGGCTGGCCATCCGCCCGCACCTGCGGCTCGGCGAGCTGGCCGGCCGGCTGGAGGACGAGGTCCGGCGGCTCGACGAGCTGACGGTGAGCGATCTCGCCGTCCGGAGCAGCATCGCGCTGAGCTACGAAGGCCTGCGGCCGCCCGCGCGGCGCGCGTTCCGGCTGCTCGGCCGGTGCCGCCTCGCCGACCTGCCGGCCTGGGCCGTCGCCACCCTGGTGGACGACCCGGACGAAGCCGTCGAAGAGCTCGTCGAGGCGAGCCTGCTGGAGGCGCGCGGAGCGGACGGGACGGGCGAAGGCCGCTACCGGATGCACGACCTCGTCCGGCTGTACGCGGCGGAGCTCACCGATCCGGCGCCCGGCGAACGCCTCCGGACGGTGCTGGCGGCCACGCTCGCGCTCGCCGACGCGGCGGCGGCCCGGCTGCCGCGCACGGTGCCGATGCCGTCCCCGGCCCACGAGCCGCCCGCGCAGCCGTTGCCGGACGAGCTGGTGGAGCGGCTGCTGGCACGTCCGGACGACTGGTTCGCCGCCGAGCGCGCGAACCTCCTGGCGCTCATCGGCACGCTGGGCGCGCGGGACGCCCTGCTGCTGCTCGACCGGCTCGGCGTCTACCTGTACCTGCACGGGCAGTACGCCGACATGCGCGCGGCGTACGAGACGGTCTTGGACGCGGGCCCGCCGCTGGCGACGGTAGCCGAGGCCACGCTGACGCTGTTGCGGCATGCGCGTGGCGAGTACGAGGAGGCCGCGGTCCGCTACCGCGCGTGCGCCAAGGAACTGGAGGCCCACGGCGACCGCCGCACCCACGCGTGGGTGTCGGCGAACCTGGCGCACTGCTTGATCGGCCTCGGCCGCGCGGAAGAGGCCCTGCAGACGGCGGCCCACGCCCGCGAACTGTTCACGGTGGACGGATCGCCGGCCGAGCTCGGGTGGGTCCGGGCGGCGGAGTCGGCGGCCCTGGTGCGGCTCGGCCGCATCGACGACGCCCGGGAGGTCGACCGGACGGCACTGGCGGCGGCCCGCTCGACGGGCGACGCCCTGGTGATCGGCGAGGCGTTGCACGGGTTCGCGTGGTCATCGCTGCTGACGGGCGACGACGCGGGCGCGGTGGCGGCGATCGCGGAGTCGGTGGACCTGCTGCGCGGCACGATGGCACGCTCGGCACTGGCGAAGTCGTTGCGCACCCGCGGCGCGATCTCGGCGGCAACGGGCGCGCGTGCGGAGGCGACGGCGGCGTTCGGCGAGGCCCGCGAGCTGGCGCGGGAGCTGCACGAGCGGCCCCGCGAGCTGTCGTGCACCCGGGCCTTGGCGGCGGCGTGGATCGGCGAAAGCCGGGCGGCCCAGGCGATCCCGGTGCTCCGAGCCTGCCTCGAGGAGTGCCGCGAGATGGGCGGCAGAGCGGCAACCGGCTTGACGTGGCTGGTGCTGAAGCGGGCGTACGAAGCCACGGGAGAGTGGGCAGCAGCGGAGGCGGCGGAGGCCGAGGCCGCGGAGCTGCTCGACCCGCGCGACGCCAGCGCGGCTGTGCTTCGCCGGGCGCTGCTCGCCCTCACCGAGCCGGCTTGA
- a CDS encoding amino acid permease codes for MPGTGLWRTKSIEQSIADTDEPDTKLRRNLSAWDLTVFGVAVVIGAGIFTLTARTAGDYAGPSVSLAFVFAAIACALAALCYAEFASTVPVAGSAYTFSYATFGEFMAWIIGWDLILELAVGAAAVSKGWSVYLETVLGYLFGKGTKTTFDVGSVTVDWGALLVVAALTTLLAVGTKLSSRVSMVITGIKVAVVLFVIILGFFYIKGANYTPYIPPGETGGAGQTGVDQSLFSLIAGGASSSFGVFGLLAGASLVFFAFIGFDIVATTAEETKNPQKAVPRGIMGSLAIVTVLYVAVSLVVVGMTSYKDLATKAGDGSHKTLATAFSANGVDWAANIISFGALAGLTTVVMVLMLGQVRIIFAMSRDGLMPRGLAKTGEHGTPKRATLIVGGLVALAAGFFPADKLEEMVNVGTLFAFVLVSAGVLILRRTRPDLPRAFKVPLVPLIPILAILACLWLMLNLTVLTWLRFLVWMVLGVVLYFGYSRRHSLLGKRQADGIDEPVKAPEA; via the coding sequence GTGCCCGGAACGGGATTGTGGCGCACTAAATCGATCGAACAGTCCATTGCGGACACCGACGAGCCGGACACCAAGCTCCGGCGGAACCTGAGCGCCTGGGACCTCACGGTCTTCGGTGTCGCCGTCGTCATCGGTGCCGGCATCTTCACGCTGACCGCGCGCACCGCGGGTGACTACGCCGGGCCGTCGGTGTCGCTGGCCTTCGTGTTCGCGGCGATCGCCTGCGCGCTGGCGGCGCTGTGCTACGCGGAGTTCGCCTCGACCGTGCCGGTCGCGGGCAGCGCGTACACGTTCTCCTACGCCACCTTCGGCGAGTTCATGGCGTGGATCATCGGCTGGGACCTGATCCTCGAGCTCGCCGTCGGTGCGGCGGCGGTGTCCAAGGGCTGGTCGGTGTACCTCGAGACGGTGCTCGGCTACCTCTTCGGCAAGGGCACCAAGACGACGTTCGACGTCGGCAGCGTGACCGTCGACTGGGGCGCGCTGCTCGTCGTGGCGGCCCTGACGACGCTGCTGGCCGTCGGCACCAAGCTGTCGTCGCGGGTGTCCATGGTGATCACCGGGATCAAGGTCGCCGTCGTGCTGTTCGTGATCATCCTCGGGTTCTTCTACATCAAGGGCGCCAACTACACGCCGTACATCCCGCCAGGCGAGACGGGCGGAGCCGGTCAGACGGGCGTCGACCAGTCGCTGTTCTCGCTGATCGCGGGCGGCGCGAGCAGCTCGTTCGGCGTCTTCGGCCTGCTGGCCGGCGCCTCGCTGGTGTTCTTCGCGTTCATCGGCTTCGACATCGTCGCGACCACCGCCGAGGAGACGAAGAACCCGCAGAAGGCCGTGCCGCGCGGGATCATGGGTTCGCTGGCCATCGTCACGGTGCTCTACGTCGCGGTGTCGCTGGTGGTCGTCGGCATGACGTCGTACAAGGACCTGGCCACCAAGGCGGGCGACGGCAGCCACAAGACCCTCGCCACGGCGTTCTCCGCCAACGGCGTCGACTGGGCGGCCAACATCATCTCCTTCGGTGCGCTGGCCGGCCTGACCACCGTCGTCATGGTGCTCATGCTGGGCCAGGTCCGGATCATCTTCGCGATGTCCCGCGACGGCCTGATGCCGCGCGGGCTGGCCAAGACCGGCGAGCACGGCACGCCGAAGCGCGCGACGCTCATCGTCGGCGGCCTGGTCGCGCTGGCGGCCGGGTTCTTCCCGGCCGACAAGCTCGAAGAAATGGTCAACGTCGGCACGCTCTTCGCGTTCGTGCTCGTGTCGGCGGGCGTGCTGATCCTGCGCCGGACGCGGCCGGACCTGCCCCGCGCGTTCAAGGTGCCCCTGGTGCCGCTCATCCCGATCCTGGCCATCCTCGCCTGCCTGTGGCTGATGCTGAACCTGACCGTGCTGACCTGGCTGCGGTTCCTCGTCTGGATGGTGCTGGGCGTGGTGCTCTACTTCGGGTACAGCCGCCGGCATTCGCTGCTCGGCAAGCGGCAGGCCGACGGGATCGACGAACCCGTGAAGGCGCCCGAAGCCTGA
- a CDS encoding helix-turn-helix transcriptional regulator — MTGYTRWKDVRATHVERAGGEEAVEAGKQELLAVVQGHRLAEIRRGRGLTQQQLADRMGVTKGRVSQIEQGKISGLEVLARYAAALGGRLHQAIYFEDGDIAAIA; from the coding sequence ATGACGGGCTACACGCGTTGGAAGGATGTCCGTGCGACGCATGTCGAGCGGGCCGGCGGGGAGGAAGCAGTCGAGGCGGGCAAGCAGGAGCTCCTCGCCGTGGTCCAGGGCCACCGCCTCGCCGAAATCCGCCGGGGTCGAGGCCTGACTCAGCAACAGCTGGCCGACCGGATGGGCGTCACCAAGGGCCGGGTGTCCCAGATCGAACAGGGCAAGATCTCCGGCCTGGAGGTGCTCGCCCGCTACGCTGCGGCTTTGGGTGGCCGTCTGCACCAGGCGATCTACTTCGAGGACGGGGATATCGCCGCCATCGCTTGA
- a CDS encoding Trm112 family protein: MAITLDAQLLEILACPSPDHAPLRPGAPDDPEADALTCTECGRVYPVRDGIPVLLLDEATIPGDHGTSDADSA, encoded by the coding sequence ATGGCCATCACGCTCGACGCCCAGCTCCTCGAGATCTTGGCGTGCCCGTCGCCCGATCACGCCCCGCTCCGGCCGGGCGCACCGGACGACCCCGAGGCCGACGCACTGACCTGCACCGAGTGTGGGCGCGTGTACCCGGTCCGTGACGGCATCCCGGTGTTGCTCCTGGACGAAGCCACCATTCCCGGTGACCACGGAACCTCCGATGCCGACAGTGCTTGA
- a CDS encoding LPXTG cell wall anchor domain-containing protein, producing MRRRSFRGAVAVMALTTAALIGTAGSALACYSDDNRPHPTPGKPTPCADGQVLDQKDVVSELTKNNTRLNIKSVNEGVTVTRIVVVGGDDGFNDYTPGKKLDKNAPWNDLRAPFNFNGSQPKIDKWFLCGSKTTKPTAPATTPATKTSTPPTSTKPSTPATSATSVAPTSASTTTAPAVVPAGNESGTGGGLANTGFDNSWLIWVGALLLAAGGGLLALLKFRRKASE from the coding sequence ATGCGCAGACGTTCCTTCCGCGGCGCCGTGGCGGTCATGGCGCTCACCACTGCTGCCCTGATCGGGACCGCCGGTTCCGCCCTGGCCTGCTACAGCGACGACAACCGTCCCCACCCGACGCCGGGCAAGCCGACGCCCTGTGCCGACGGCCAGGTCCTCGACCAGAAGGACGTCGTCTCCGAGCTGACCAAGAACAACACCCGGCTGAACATCAAGTCGGTCAACGAGGGTGTCACGGTCACCCGCATCGTCGTCGTCGGCGGCGACGACGGCTTCAACGACTACACGCCGGGCAAGAAGCTCGACAAGAACGCGCCGTGGAACGACCTGCGCGCGCCGTTCAACTTCAACGGCAGCCAGCCGAAGATCGACAAGTGGTTCCTGTGCGGCTCGAAGACCACCAAGCCGACCGCGCCCGCCACGACGCCGGCCACCAAGACGTCGACGCCGCCCACGAGCACGAAGCCGAGCACGCCGGCGACCTCGGCCACCTCCGTCGCGCCGACCAGCGCCAGCACCACCACCGCGCCGGCCGTCGTTCCGGCGGGCAACGAGTCGGGTACCGGTGGCGGCCTGGCCAACACCGGTTTCGACAACAGCTGGCTGATCTGGGTCGGCGCGCTGCTGCTGGCCGCCGGTGGCGGTCTGCTCGCGCTGCTGAAGTTCCGCCGCAAGGCTTCCGAGTGA
- a CDS encoding metallopeptidase family protein, whose protein sequence is MATARDYRQRRRSRRDRHGRGLRGTLYPATLPAAASRAERFDALVLDALEPIEARWRHELTKLDVAVDDVPEVRENGHSPADGVLHDGAVPLSRLVPAGVDRTGLPTRARIVLYRRPLEARAKDPSELAELVHDVLVEQVAGYLGVEPDVIEGE, encoded by the coding sequence GTGGCGACGGCTCGTGATTACCGACAGCGGCGGCGCTCGCGGCGGGACCGGCACGGCCGGGGCTTGCGCGGGACGCTGTATCCGGCGACCCTGCCCGCCGCCGCGAGCCGTGCGGAACGCTTCGACGCACTGGTGCTGGACGCACTGGAGCCGATCGAAGCCCGCTGGCGCCACGAGCTGACGAAGCTCGACGTGGCGGTCGACGACGTGCCGGAGGTCCGTGAGAACGGCCACTCCCCGGCGGACGGGGTACTGCACGACGGCGCGGTGCCGTTGTCGCGCCTGGTCCCGGCGGGCGTCGACCGCACGGGGCTGCCGACGCGGGCCCGGATCGTGCTGTACCGGCGGCCGCTGGAGGCGCGGGCGAAGGACCCGTCGGAGCTGGCGGAGCTGGTCCACGACGTGCTGGTGGAGCAGGTGGCGGGGTACCTGGGCGTGGAGCCGGACGTCATCGAAGGCGAGTAG